CACGCATTCAGAATGTGCATACACTTCCTTTTTATATTCTCTTTGTTGACATTAATTCTTTTTGGTGTTTGGTAGAGTGGCGTGGATATGAGAATGTTTCGGTGAATGAGAATatgatataaaaactaaaagtcaATGATCAATGTATTACGGAGAAAATTAAAGTAGCACTACAAGCTGATAACAACTTGCCTGAAGTGGCTTAGTCACGTGAGAAAGAGTGAATAGCAAATTGAGACTTTAGTGAATCGAATGATAAGTTTAAGTATGTGTTTGgattaatatagataaaattgatttatacaattaattttaattcaaattgattttgaaataagatgatttatgtttgaatgtttttattataaaattaagttaaaaataaaatttaatataaaattttaaatccaaCACAAActattcaaagttcaaactataattaattatgaaattttttatatgaaattaaacatgtcaaaatttatctaaaattaattttaaacacagAATCAATTATGCACTGTGAAACTAAACATGAACCAAATTATTTATTCTTGtaccaaattatttatttagtaccGGTACCAATTatcattggaaaaaaaaattcctttatAGGATTGATGAGCCTATTTCTTTTATAGCATAGAGACTTCGATATCAATTTGATACGTACTAAAAGAAAGTAGCCATATATACTCAAATTAAGtacctaattattattattttaaatatttttgatatATACCCACAACCACAAGTATAGGATATGGATATGTATACGGTGTATGTAGGACATTAATTTAGAATTACCCATGCTCTAGAGTCCTTACAATTAACACAGTTAGTGTGACTGAATGTGTTGCCGTGAATACTACCACAAAAATCTTTCCGTTGTAAAAACACATTAGAAAAACATTTTGGCAATAAAAAATCTGTTGAAATTTTTCTGCATGTCATCTTTCATGCAGTTTTAAATTCGCCAAAGAGATTTGTAATAGTTTGACACTTTCAGAATTTTTTTGCATtagtttataacattttttaaaatttgaaataatatttttaagatgttagtttttaaattctagttttttaaatgtttttttatccttaatacattattcaatttttttattatcttttttaaataattaacttataattttattatttttctatcattttacaCTTATCAATTATTTCAAACAACTAATTATAccaaacacttataatttaatacgTTAGTTTTTTGATTTTGAGATACCAGTTAACTTTCccatttttaactatttttttaacttttaactaattttttgattaatttttcagcttccaactaatttttttcagttaattttatcaaacaaacaCAGTCTTGAACTTTTTATGTAAGTATAAGGAAtaaggattaaaatttaaaactctcatataagaattaaaacttaaaaatgaaaatatttataaggaCAAAATGAATAGATTAACCAAATGATAAAATGTAAGATGAAGACtagcaaaaataataaatttattgaaaagcCTATGGCGCAAAtagtttatttagttttttacaAATAGAATCCAAAAATGCCGACTCTTTTACAAAACAAGTAATAGAAAAATGTAATAAAGtagaatgattttaaaattaattatttatatgtcaTGGTTTGTTTTTGCAACTTAAGATACCAGACAACGGCACCTTGAATGGAGTTTTGAGCCCACTTAACAGAGACACCTCCCTTTAAATGAGTCATTCAAGGTGATGATGTTTTCTATTATCCTAGATGACAATAATAATCCATCATGATatgtaaatacttttaaaactaCTCTACTTtgttacataattttatttatttattattttacatgttttgtaaaaatgtcaaaaatgtcaTTTGATCTTGGTAGCGTGCCAACTCTCACTTGGTTGGCTGTTTAGTTATGATACATGCAGTTAGATGCTTCTCCTAAAGTTTTTTGTTCACGGAGATAGCAACTATACAACcctaagagaaaagaagaaaaaagaaaggaagaaaaattgCTTGCAGCTGTGCGTGTTTGGTTTAAAATAATAGCTCGTTTTAAGttttcagagagagagagagagagcttttgaaaaaaaaggattATTTCTTTGGAGATAATCTTAACCAGATACGTGCAATTAGTTATTGAGTAATGATTCTCCCATCATTTTAGttacaaaattaaacaactggCTTTACACTTTTCAGTCCGTTGATTTGTTAACCATTTAATTGGGATTTTTTAGTCCAAATGATTGTGAAAGTAGCATTAACATGACACACGTACCTACcatattgtaaaataaaaataaacgtCACATAAAAGTTGATTTTGATGCAATCATCTTGCACCTGCAAGTATGGTACGCAAAGATCTAGTCACAGCTTTTTCAATATTCCTAGTTCTTTATGTCTGCATTATGCTTGAACCATGGATGATTCACGAACACCTCTTGGTCAATTCCAGATAGGAACTGTTCTAACGGATTGGAGTTGAAATCACCAAatgaagaaggttcttccacgTGTGCGCTTGGAAGCTCTATATCCATCTGTGAGTCGAGACTTTTGAAGACCGTAGCACTAATAGCTTCTTGCGAAAGAAAATTAGCCAGATTATTCTGACAATACTGTGTTCTTGTAGCATCATGCtgcaaaatattatattgtgtTCCATTGTTTGAGGTCATTGGTTCTTGGTCACTGCCACAATTGACAACACTAACTGTGGAATTTGCCATTAGACTTCCAAGAGCATCTATCTCCTCTTGCAAGCTAGCAACCTGCACACATAGAGCTTGAGTTACATATGAAACAATCAACTTATCTAAATTATCTAATTTATCACTTTTCCACATATTTACACAGTGATTTCATTATGACTGTTAAATGAAGACCGGACGACTCAAATCTGAGTCGTCCGGTCTTCATCTGACATAAATGCATGGAAATTCAACTGCAGGGAATCCAGGTCCACAAATTATGGTGTGACAAAGCAAATTGTGGAGTCACAGCATGGGAAACCTGATGCTGCAATGCATAGATATGAGCAACACAGCCATATATTGGATCCTGCATGCGAGCCAAGGCTTCATAAGATATGGTGATGGCAGCATCACTTCTATTGTGGATTGGAAGATGTGACAGTAGCTTGGAGACGTTACTAGCACCATAAATCTTATGCACTGCAGCAAAATGGGTTGAAGCTTGGTCGTAGGAAAAGTAAGGAGCAAATACACAATCACTCGTGCATTTTCTCCTTAGGAACTTGCATGCTCCACATGATGAGCCAAACCCTGTCGTTGTCCCAAAGTTTTTTACTGACTTTATGCTCATGATTTCTGTAGTGGAAGACTTGTAATAATTTTGCCTAAGAAGAGCTTAAGGTTCGAACCTTTATAGCCATCACCTGGGAGCGTCAATTTCTTTTGCCGTGCCCAAAGGACATTCTCATTTAGTTTACTTTAGAGTATGTTCCTCTTTTGGGTCTCTTTTGTGGCCTACATTGTCTTTGTCAAATAGGGaaaattttcctcttttatgCCTCAAAAGGGCTTTTGTTCCTAAAGTTTCTTTCCTAATGCTTCAGTTATTGAATATCCAATCATCATCACTTTTTGGGGTTGGGAGAAAAGTTACTGCAACAGTCGGTTTTTGAGTTTGAGATATAATGCATGCTTTAGCTATCTATATAGTTTCTAGCATAGAGTTTATGACTCATTGCGGCCATTTGTCTGGATATTGTTAATGGCCCTTTAATTCGTCCAATTTAATATGTCATTTATCTGCCACTTGTTCTATGTGTGCATATTTTAATCCCCACCATAATTCAGGTTTAGCTGTTGGCCACTTAAACTATATGTTTTGAGGTGTGTAATTGGACTAATTATCCACAGTTCTGTTATTCCTTTGGTGCTTATTTCTGACCCTTTCAGActcaataaaacaaattaataatataagctCTCTGTTCTTTTGGTGGCTGTTGTAATGTTGTGgtaaatgggaaaaaaatattgtatgatttgagacatttatatatttatgctCTCAATTCTCATCAATTTCTATATGACAGACAATCAACACTAGGCACACATGAAAAATTGTTTCAAAGTATAAATCTTTAATAATTCTAAACCATACAATAACTTCTCACCAAGGGAGAGGTTGATGTAGAAAGAAATGAAGAAAGGACTACTTATAGATGGAATTAAGGTACAAACTAAATATTGATAGATGAACAAAGTCGTTCAAAGCAAAAAAGTTACCATTGGATCTGTATCAATAGAGTGAAAATTGTCGTAGATGTCAACcattaaaaaaagtgataatGTTAGGAGTCTcacattaaaagaaataaattatttgatggaATACTTAAATCTTAAAATTCTCTCATCTAATAAACTATTCTTTTGGATTTAATTTTTCTCTGGTGCTTAAGTCCCAACAAAGAGTGAGTTGGGAGACAATGCCATTAACACTTGCAAAACTTTCTGGTTTCTGTCACTTCAAAACTGTGAACTTTTTTGTCTCTGATCCATTGGAACATGTGTGAGAAGGGAGAGCTATGAATTAGTGGATGAACAACATTGGACTTTCGAGTTTAACGATGACATTGTCTTTCtccatcatgtatcaatcatcgTTAATGTTatctcttgaaccttgaagAGTGCCACCTTCTAACTTCTTTCTCAAGTTGCATCCTCATCCACTCTTAATAATAGAACACTTTATAGCATAACTTTTCTAacaccttttatttttgttaaaattaattaaaaattagaaaaatattcattaaataaaaagtgaaacacacaaaaatttataatttctattaacaaacaataaaaagtgtatttaaaaaatgtgtaactaacatttctttaaatataaatcaagAGTACAATGAATCAAATtcgttttgaaaattataaaacttaattaacttatttcttgaaattattaaacaaattattCTAGTCTTTATTGCTATAATTTTaatggttttaaaattttatgaaaatttgttGACTTTATCTAGTTAGTAAAATCTCTTAATTTAATGATtggattaataaaatttagtatttaatatatatatatatatataaacaaagcaTTGAAGGAAACGCTTTTACCAAGTGTTATTCATAGAACTTCATTTCTCtactataaattttgataaaattaattttgtcaacagtgatattataaagttaatttttttaaaagagctAAGGttaaaaatggattttttttagaaatgaaaattttaaaattaagattagagaatgaatgctgctgtggtgtaatttgttttataaaaaaatagttcatttttattagttgtatgagataatttttaaaaataaaccaattattttaaaaaatattactaaaatttttattttatttggatgtTAGAAtcgaattatttataaaatttaaacatatattaaaggtatttataaaaatgagtgattttttttatacaaccaCACATATATAATCTATTTATGTACAAagggaaattttatgcaaatatGATAGGATCATGATGAGCAGCCAAACTCATCATATGAATATTTGAAGCAGCAATCTCatattgaaaattcaaatttgataatGTGTTGTTAATGTTCATTTTAAGGTTAATACGcacattgatttttgtttttaatttctagcaCTTATTTATTGCTATGATTGATACAATatactttttgttattttataatac
The genomic region above belongs to Glycine max cultivar Williams 82 chromosome 14, Glycine_max_v4.0, whole genome shotgun sequence and contains:
- the LOC100787638 gene encoding LOB domain-containing protein 33, which produces MSIKSVKNFGTTTGFGSSCGACKFLRRKCTSDCVFAPYFSYDQASTHFAAVHKIYGASNVSKLLSHLPIHNRSDAAITISYEALARMQDPIYGCVAHIYALQHQVASLQEEIDALGSLMANSTVSVVNCGSDQEPMTSNNGTQYNILQHDATRTQYCQNNLLPSAHVEEPSSFGDFNSNPLEQFLSGIDQEVFVNHPWFKHNADIKN